The following are encoded together in the Fundidesulfovibrio putealis DSM 16056 genome:
- a CDS encoding transglutaminase family protein, which yields MHFTGEHETTWHFSRPVFLEPHLVRLFPRQDRSQQLESFSMRVLPEPAGFSEIEDAEGNQACWLWFEGQHASLTITTCFSARTLRANPYDYLLSPGAHQLAPQFPDKEQDVLGPCLAAVADSDKAAQLGREIAESTGRNTLAFLNELNSWLYSNIAVVIRPDPGIQSPDLTLALGSGACRDTALVFMAACRAVGIPARYLSCYQAGDADQTQRDLHACAEIYLPGAGWRGYDPTLGLAVSDAHLALCASSEPALTAPVAGTFRGSDVSSRITHRIELTTRDCVSSCA from the coding sequence GTGCACTTTACCGGGGAACACGAGACAACATGGCACTTCTCCAGGCCGGTTTTTTTGGAGCCGCATCTGGTGCGCCTTTTCCCCCGGCAGGACAGAAGCCAGCAGCTGGAGTCGTTCTCCATGCGGGTTCTCCCGGAACCGGCAGGGTTCTCGGAAATCGAGGACGCCGAGGGGAATCAGGCCTGCTGGCTCTGGTTCGAGGGGCAGCACGCGTCATTGACCATCACCACATGCTTTAGCGCGCGAACCCTGCGCGCGAACCCCTACGATTACCTCCTGAGTCCGGGCGCACATCAGCTTGCGCCCCAATTTCCGGACAAGGAGCAGGACGTGCTGGGGCCTTGCCTTGCCGCGGTGGCCGATTCGGACAAGGCGGCGCAACTTGGAAGGGAAATCGCCGAAAGCACCGGCCGGAACACCCTGGCCTTCCTGAACGAGCTCAACTCCTGGCTGTACAGCAACATAGCGGTGGTCATACGCCCCGACCCCGGCATCCAGTCCCCTGACCTGACCCTGGCGCTGGGTTCCGGAGCCTGCCGGGACACGGCGCTCGTGTTCATGGCCGCGTGCCGGGCGGTGGGCATCCCGGCGCGTTACCTCTCCTGCTATCAGGCCGGAGATGCCGACCAGACCCAGCGGGACCTTCACGCCTGCGCCGAGATCTACCTGCCGGGGGCTGGCTGGCGCGGGTACGATCCCACGCTGGGATTGGCAGTCTCAGACGCGCATCTGGCTCTGTGCGCAAGTTCGGAGCCCGCACTCACCGCGCCTGTCGCGGGAACTTTCCGTGGCAGCGACGTATCCAGCAGGATCACGCACCGGATTGAATTGACTACAAGGGATTGCGTCAGCTCATGCGCGTGA
- a CDS encoding alpha-E domain-containing protein: MLSRVANAVYWMSRYLERAGNLARFVDVNWHLTLDIPGSGQDAWKSLIIASGDKALFEERYAEYDAASVITFLSFEAEYQNSISSCLWLARENARAIREVIPYEMWEQINTTFHFVKEASRRPLDVVENPYELCQEVKRGDFIVGGISADAMINDEAWHFARMGRLLERCDKTSRILDVNCHRMLPEEGDQSLVFDSIHWSALLRATSALNAFRRCRGRISPAKVVEFLMLDQEFPRSVLHGLIQTQASLYTITGTPMGHFASESERLLGQLRADLSYLTIEDVFDQGLHRFTDRMQIRMNAVDACLGREFFGYPGGAAQVQVEQ; this comes from the coding sequence ATGCTCTCGCGCGTGGCAAACGCCGTATACTGGATGAGCCGTTATCTGGAGCGGGCCGGAAACCTGGCCCGGTTCGTGGACGTGAACTGGCACCTGACCCTGGATATCCCCGGATCAGGACAGGACGCCTGGAAATCCCTCATCATCGCCAGCGGCGACAAGGCCCTCTTCGAGGAACGGTACGCAGAATACGACGCCGCCTCGGTGATCACCTTCCTCAGTTTCGAGGCCGAGTACCAGAACTCCATATCCTCCTGCCTGTGGCTGGCCCGCGAAAACGCCCGCGCTATACGCGAGGTGATCCCCTACGAAATGTGGGAGCAGATCAACACGACGTTCCACTTCGTGAAGGAGGCCTCCAGACGGCCTCTGGACGTGGTGGAGAACCCCTATGAACTCTGCCAGGAGGTCAAGCGGGGGGATTTCATCGTCGGCGGGATATCGGCGGACGCCATGATCAACGACGAAGCGTGGCACTTCGCGCGCATGGGCAGGCTTTTGGAGCGCTGCGACAAGACCTCGCGCATTCTGGACGTGAACTGCCACCGCATGCTCCCGGAGGAGGGCGACCAGAGCCTGGTTTTTGATTCCATCCACTGGTCCGCCCTGCTGCGGGCCACCAGCGCGCTCAACGCCTTCCGGCGTTGCCGGGGACGCATCTCGCCTGCAAAGGTCGTGGAATTTCTCATGCTCGACCAGGAGTTCCCCCGGTCCGTGCTGCATGGCCTCATCCAGACCCAGGCGTCCCTGTACACCATCACGGGAACCCCCATGGGGCACTTCGCCAGCGAGAGCGAGCGGCTGCTGGGCCAGCTTCGCGCAGACTTGTCGTACTTGACCATAGAGGATGTTTTCGACCAAGGTCTGCACCGCTTCACGGACAGGATGCAAATTCGCATGAACGCAGTGGACGCCTGTCTCGGGCGCGAATTTTTCGGCTACCCCGGCGGGGCGGCCCAGGTACAGGTGGAACAATGA
- a CDS encoding peptidase, which produces MTFCLGITVDEGLVGIADTRITAGNEMTTAQKMSTYETQSGAIFFMTSGLRSVRDKVVTYFEEALETCPPQDKIYKAVNTLADIIRRVAKEDKEYLDEAGLHFNIHVIMGGQFSGDSSHRLYLIYPQGNWVEISPGTPYHIIGETGYGKPVLDRTLKHEDSINFALKVGCLAFDSTRISAAGVDFPLDVVVYTKGTFSLVEHRFEKKDLEHISTWWQERLRESVHVLPSEWIEAIAAKLSPVTRKLQCRLEE; this is translated from the coding sequence ATGACCTTTTGTCTTGGCATTACCGTGGACGAGGGCCTGGTCGGCATTGCCGACACCCGGATCACGGCGGGCAACGAAATGACCACCGCCCAGAAGATGAGCACCTACGAGACCCAGAGCGGGGCCATCTTCTTCATGACCTCCGGGCTGCGCTCCGTGCGCGACAAAGTGGTGACATACTTTGAAGAGGCGCTGGAGACCTGCCCCCCACAGGACAAGATCTACAAGGCGGTGAACACCCTGGCGGACATCATCCGCCGCGTGGCCAAGGAGGACAAGGAATACCTCGACGAAGCAGGGCTCCACTTCAACATCCACGTGATCATGGGCGGGCAGTTCTCGGGCGACTCCAGCCACAGGCTCTACCTCATCTACCCCCAGGGCAACTGGGTGGAGATCAGCCCCGGCACCCCCTACCACATCATAGGGGAGACCGGATACGGCAAGCCCGTGTTGGACCGCACCCTCAAGCACGAGGACTCCATCAACTTCGCCCTCAAGGTGGGCTGCCTGGCCTTCGATTCCACCCGCATTAGCGCCGCCGGGGTGGATTTCCCGCTGGATGTCGTGGTGTACACCAAGGGGACGTTCTCCCTGGTGGAGCATCGCTTCGAAAAAAAGGACCTGGAGCACATCTCCACCTGGTGGCAGGAACGCCTGCGCGAGAGCGTCCATGTTCTGCCGTCGGAATGGATCGAGGCCATTGCGGCAAAGCTCTCTCCGGTCACCCGCAAATTGCAATGCCGTCTCGAGGAATAG